The Apium graveolens cultivar Ventura chromosome 3, ASM990537v1, whole genome shotgun sequence sequence acaagTGTGTTTGTTTATTTATATTCTGAGTAAAACTTATATAGCCTGATATTAAAATTTACAAAGTTGGTAAAATAAAAGCTCATCACGTTTCCaacaagtggcatcagagctaaggttcCGTTCGTGAAAAATGGCGACGATGGTGCAACCAAATATTCCAAAATTGACGAGTACAAATTACGGGAACTGGAGTATTCAAATGAAGGTATTACTCGGTTCCTACGATAATTGGGATATTGTCGAAAGCGGGTATGACGAGCTCACAGATGCAGCCGCTGAAGCAGCCCTGTCAAATGCTGAGAAGATGATTTTGAAAGAGACCCggaaaaaagataaaaaggcgTTATATACAATTATTCAAGGAGTTGACGAATCAACCTTTGAAAAAATTTCAAATGCAAAAACGGCGAAAGACACGTGGGAGATTCTGCAGAAATCATTCCAGGGTGTCGAGAAAGTCAAAAAGGTTCGGCTCCAAGTGCTACGTAGGGAGTTCgaaaatttaaagatgaagagttccgaaaatattggtgaatttgttacgCGTTCGGGTCATGGAAAAGTTGCTCCGTTCATTAACAAGAAAATTTGATTATGTTGTTACTTCTATCGAAGAGTCAAAAGACTTGTCCACGATTTCTATTGATGAGCTCGTAGGTTCTCTTCAAGCCCACGAGCAGCGaatgaaccagtatgatgatgTAAGCCATTTTGAAAAGGCGTTGCAAAGTAAGGTGTCCATTGGTGACAGTTCTGGCAGTAGCAGAGGTGGCTTTAGAGGTGGCTACCGTGGTGGACGAGGACGAGGAATGCAGTCCTTCAATAGAGGCCAGAATTCTGAAGGGTATCAGCCATCTGGTCGTGGTCAAAATTTCAGAGGCCGAGGACGAGGCGGATATCAACAACAAGGTGATAAGTCTCAATATCAGTGCTATAACTGTAATAAATATGGTCATTTCAGTTACGAGTGTAGATCACCAAaggtggaagaaagaagtcattttacagcagcaaaagaagacaaagacgTTGCACTGCTATGTTCCTCATTTACAAAGGAGACGAGGAAAGCAagaagaatgtttggtatcttgactcagGGGCCAGTAATCACATGACTGGTCACAAGGAATTATTCACGGAGATAGACGACACCATCAGCGGAGAAGTTACTTTTGGTGACTCGTCAAAGATTCCGGTGAAAGGAAAAGGTACCGTCACAATCATGTCAAAGAAAGGTGaaaagaaatatataaatgatgtttattatattcctgcattgaaaaataatattatcagtcTTGGCCAACTTGTGGAGAAAGGATATAATATACAGATGCAGGACAATTCCCTCATTATCAGAAATCAAGCTCGGGAATTGATTGCAAatgtggagatgtcaaagaatcgTTTGTTTACGCTTGATATGCAAACAAATGTGCAAGAGTGCTTAAAGtcggtcattaaaaatgactcgtggTTGTGGCATTTGAGATATGGTCATCTTGGATTTTCTGGTCTAAAATTATTGTCAAAGACAAAAATGGTGGACGGTTTGCCAGAAATCAACGAACCagaaaatttgtgtgaagcatgtgTAAAGGGGAAGCAACATCGACAAAATTTTCCCGTTGGAAAATCTTGGAGAGCCAGGAGGCCATTGGAGATTGTTCACACAGATATTGCTGGTCCATTTGATATCTCATCACTTGGAGGTAATAGGTATTACTTaacttttattgatgattttagcaggaaaagttgggtgtatatcatcaaagaaaaattggaggctcttgataaattcaaggagttcaaagTACTGGCGGAAAAACAAAGTGGCCAGTATTTGAAGATACTCAGATCAGACAGAGGAGGCGAGTACACTTCAAACTTGTTTAGAAGCTTCTGCTGAGCACATAGAATAAATCATCAATTAACAACGGCCTTACACTCCTTAACAAAATGGCGTTgcagaaaggaagaatcgcactatTCTTGATATGGCAAGGAGTATGGTGAAAGAAAAATACTTGCCAAGAACTTTATGGGCGGAAGCCGTTCAATGTGCAGTTTATTTGTTGAATCGCTGTCCAACAAAAAGTGTCAAAAACAAAACTCCAAATGAAGCATGGAGTGGTAGCAAACCATCAGTTGGGCATCTCAGAATTTTTGGGTGTATTGCTTATGCACATATTCCCGATCAAAAAAGAAAGAAGCTGGATGACAAAGGCGAAAAGTGTATTtttaccggatatgacaaaagaagaaaggcgtacagactctacaatcccctgacgaagaaattaatcatttctcgagatgttgagttcgATGAATCAGATTACTGGAGATGGAGCGAGGATGAAAGAAAAGTTGCTGGTTTATTTTTTAATGGTGATGATGATGACGGTGATAACCAGAACATTGAAGATGACGGAGATGATGATCAAACTCCTCCACCAAGTCCAAATCAACAAACTCCTGGATCGACACCATCCACGGGAGTAAGCAGCAGTTCAGGGGGAGCACCACGAAAGATGCGGAGTCTTGATAATATCTATGAAGCAACAAGTCCGGTACAAACAACCTTTGATTATTCtctattttgtttaatggctgaatgtgatccagttacatttgaagaggcttctgaagaaagcaaatggaacaAAGCCATGGATGAGGAAATTGGTGCAATAAAGAAAAATGATACTTGGGAGCTCACAAATCTTCCAGAAGGACACAAAGCAATTGGTGTCAAGTGGGTGTACAAGACCAAGATGAATCAGGATGGAGAAGTGGAGAAATACAAGGCGAGGCTGGTGGCTAAAGGCTACAAGCAGCGATATGacattgactatgatgaggtgTTTGCTCCAGTTGCACGAGTTGACACCATCAGACTTCTTAGAGCAATTGCCGCTCAAAATCAATGGAAGATTTTTCAGATGGACGTGAAGTCAGCATTCCTAAACGGTTATCTTGAAGAAGAAGTTTATATTGAGCAGCCTCCCGGATATGTTCAGAAAGGCCGGGAAAACAAAGTCTACAGACTGAAGAAAGCCttatatggtttgaagcaagctccGCGAGCATGGAATACAAGGGTTGATGAATATTTTCAGATAAATGGTTTCATGAAGAGTCCATACGAGCATGCCCTCTACATGAAAACAAATTCAGTGGGAGATATTATGATCGTTTGCTTATACGTGGACGACATGATCTTTACTGGAAACAATCCTGgtatgtttgatgattttaagaaagttatgactaatgaatttgagatgacagatattggtcaaatgtcatactttcttggagtcgaggtGAAGCAGAGCAAATATGGGATTTTTATGTCTCAGAAAAAATATGCGGAGCAAATTATAAAGAAGTTCAGAATGGAGGAATGCAAGCCAGTGAGCATGCCAGCAGAAGCAAGCATAAAGCTCAGGATTGATTCAACGAGGGAGTTGGTAAATCCGACATTGTTCAAAAGTTTGGTTAGAAGTCTGAGGTACCTAACTTTCACTCGCCCATATATTATGTATGCAGTTGGACTGGTTAGCAGGTACATGGAAAAGCCGAAGCAAGATCACTTCATGGCAGCTAAAAGGATTTTGAGGTACATAAAAGGTACAATTGATCAAGGTCTGTTTTACACGcattctcaaaattcaaaattagttGGTTACTCAGACAGTGACTATGACGGTGACTTGGATGACGGGAAAAGCACTTCAGGCTATGCTTTTCACATTGGTTCTGCAATATTCTCGTGGTCATCAAAGAAGCAACCAACAGTGGCACTATCAACTATGTGAAATAGAATACATCACGGCAGCAGCATGTACATGTCAAGCCATGTGGCTAGGCTACATATTGGGCGACTTAAATCTTGCAGAGGAAGGTCCGGTTAAAATTAATGTGGATAATAAATCCGCTATTTCCCTCGCGAAAAATCCAGTGTCACACAGTCGGAGCAAGCACATCAAtataaaatatcattttattcgagaaCAGGTGAACGAGAAAATTATGGAGCTGGTACACTGTAGCACAGAAGAAAGTTTAGCGGATATTTTAACTAAGCCATTGAAGCCAGAAGTGTTTAAGAAAATGAAAGAGAAGCTCGGAATGCAAAGtcgagtttgagggggagtgttagaagtCAAACTCTCTCGAAGCAGaagaattaaataaaataaatcagttatataaatatatatacaacAACTCAACACCAGGTGGTATTAATAAATATTAAGAGCTGGAGAAAAGATAGAAACAACAGCTTGCATCAGGAGGAAGTGATAATCATAAACATACAGATAAAGTTTTTCCCTGGATGTCAAAGCTTCTGGAAATTTACTTTTTCTAGGTGGCTGTGCAAAATAACATACACGGCTAAATGAGCTGGTTTACATTGATGAATGCACCTCTTGAAAATAAGGTAACAGCTAGATGGAGGCACATTAATATAGACAACTGCAGGTCTATTCAAACCCTAAATATAAGGTAGGCTGGTAAAAATTAGTGTTGCAGCATTCTTCATGTTCACAAAACAACAGGTTAATCTATGGTCTAACTTTGTAGGCTATTAAATACATGTATATGTAAGCAGTGATGTAGGTGGTAGTATTTGTAACCTATAAATAAGGTCTCTATTTTAGTAAAAGAGACACAACGAAGTAAAATTATAACCTGTTAGAAAAATAAGAGCTGTAGCTCTTGAAAACAAAGAAACAAGGCTGTAGTCCTGGTGTGTACTAAGAAAAAGCTGTAAtcttatatattataaaatatatacaagTGTGTTTGTTTATTTATATTCTGAGTAAAACTTATATAGCCTGATATTAAAATTTACAAAGTTGGTAAAATAAAAACTCATCACGTTTCCAACAAGGATGGGTACCCATTTAATGATCGGGTACTTCCAATTCTTTttttaaaaagatttaaattGCAAACGGTTGATATGACAACTTTGGTGTTTTCAAAATTTCATGTTTAATTAACTTGTTACTCTCCTCGATGAAATTGTTCAATATAAAGTTACCTATTAACAGAATATTAATACACCATTGTCGTGTTCATTGTCATTTATTTGGTTGATCATGTGCCTGTTGTTGCTGTCCTAAATCTATGATATTAAATAAGTTCTGTTTTCGATTCACATTTTACTTGACCTGCATTACATGTGTTGTGCATTGATTTATAAATTGCAGGCCAAGTTTGTCAAGCTGGTTCACATTTTCTACATGCATAGTTATGCATGGGACCGCATTGTATCATGCTAATTTCCCAAGATCTGTTTATGTGTAATTGAAATAAGGccctttttttttgctaaataaaatAAGGCCCTTTTATCTGTaacttacatatatatattaaaattgcGCCTTCCATATATATATTAGACCACCTTGCCTAGACACCTAGGTGTATAAGGGCATCTCCGATAGAGGTTGCTAACAAAGTTGCCCATGACAAatcattaaatatattatttaattgtcTCTCACATTCATGTCACTCTTGAcaacatttattaaaattttacTCCAATAGTTAAGCAACTTTAAAGGTTGCCCACGTGGTCCCtctatattaattttatatttagttCAGTATAAAAGTGGGTTGAGTAATATATACTTTAGATGTTTTTTATGACTTTTTGCTAATTTAGGAAGTTGCCAAAGGGGTTGCCAAGTTTTGGCAACCTTGGTAGGCAACCTTTT is a genomic window containing:
- the LOC141714407 gene encoding uncharacterized protein LOC141714407; this encodes MATMVQPNIPKLTSTNYGNWSIQMKVLLGSYDNWDIVESGYDELTDAAAEAALSNAEKMILKETRKKDKKALYTIIQGVDESTFEKISNAKTAKDTWEILQKSFQGVEKVKKVRLQVLRREFENLKMKSSENIESKDLSTISIDELVGSLQAHEQRMNQYDDVSHFEKALQSKVSIGDSSGSSRGGFRGGYRGGRGRGMQSFNRGQNSEGYQPSGRGQNFRGRGRGGYQQQGDKSQYQCYNCNKYGHFSYECRSPKVEERSHFTAAKEDKDVALLCSSFTKETRKARRMFGILTQGPVIT